In a single window of the Manis pentadactyla isolate mManPen7 chromosome 15 unlocalized genomic scaffold, mManPen7.hap1 SUPER_15_unloc_1, whole genome shotgun sequence genome:
- the ZNF784 gene encoding zinc finger protein 784 — protein MAAARPEPPSPSSAVPEPRSPEPPDLVLVPDDGRPATPPSDLIEIQVVKVTDTTLVPEPPEPGSLHCALCPAAFRLVSELLFHEHGHLAGAEGGGQGGDPSRCHVCGHSCPGPASLRAHYSLHTGERPYRCALCPRAFKALAPLLRHQHRHGVEPGTSQRPTEAAAAREQRPGVAQERAEVVMAAAAAGAAVGKPFACRFCAKPFRRSSDMRDHERVHTGERPYHCGVCGKGFTQSSVLSGHARIHTGERPFRCALCDRTFNNSSNFRKHQRTHFHGPGPGSGDSGSQLAPGAEGSRSGCGAGNTPNEGRGETADVKEVDQ, from the exons ATGGCAGCTGCGCGCCCGGAGCCTCCGAGTCCGAGCTCAGCGGTCCCGGAGCCGCGATCCCCGGAGCCGCCGGACCTG GTCCTGGTGCCTGATGATGGCCGCCCCGCCACACCCCCGAGTGACCTCATCGAGATCCAGGTGGTGAAGGTGACCGACACCACACTGGTGCCCGAGCCCCCAGAGCCAGGTTCTCTTCACTGTGCCTTGTGTCCTGCTGCCTTCCGGCTGGTGTCCGAGCTGCTCTTCCACGAACATGGCCACCTGGCGGGAGCGGAGGGCGGAGGGCAGGGTGGGGACCCGAGCCGCTGCCACGTGTGCGGCCACAGCTGTCCGGGCCCCGCCAGCCTCCGCGCGCACTACAGCCTGCACACGGGAGAGCGGCCCTACCGCTGCGCCCTCTGCCCCCGGGCATTCAAGGCCCTGGCGCCTCTGCTGCGGCACCAGCACCGACACGGGGTGGAGCCCGGGACCTCCCAGAGACCCACGGAGGCGGCGGCGGCTCGAGAACAGCGGCCCGGGGTGGCCCAGGAGCGCGCGGAGGTGGtgatggcggcggcggcggcgggcgcggcGGTGGGGAAACCCTTCGCCTGCAGGTTCTGCGCCAAGCCGTTCCGCCGCTCCTCAGACATGCGCGACCACGAGCGGGTGCACACGGGCGAGCGGCCCTACCACTGCGGCGTGTGCGGCAAGGGCTTCACGCAGTCCTCGGTGCTGAGCGGCCACGCCCGCATCCACACCGGGGAGCGCCCTTTCCGCTGCGCACTGTGCGACCGCACTTTCAACAACTCGTCCAACTTCCGCAAGCACCAGCGCACCCACTTCCACGGGCCGGGGCCGGGATCGGGGGATTCTGGGAGCCAGCTGGCACCGGGGGCCGAGG